The following are encoded together in the Adhaeribacter arboris genome:
- a CDS encoding SIMPL domain-containing protein, which produces MKSSLLKPSLFSLFILFFLCQVSFGQALPTTPALPPLVNVSGYAEVKVQPNEIYLQVAVETRDKSLDEAKRQNDKNVASILAYLKKSGVDSKNVQTTYMSVQPIYSGNFGQATPDVYTANKTINVLVKKIDSFDELLSGVYKAGANRVDGIDFRTSELPKYREQARKLAVQAARQKANALTAELGAKVGRVYAINEGGGNYPGPVAYGRAANKMMEAAAYDAGGPTISVGQILVTATVDVSFLIE; this is translated from the coding sequence ATGAAATCTTCTCTTTTGAAACCTTCTCTTTTTTCGCTTTTTATTTTATTTTTTTTGTGCCAGGTAAGTTTTGGACAGGCGCTGCCTACCACGCCGGCATTGCCTCCTTTGGTAAACGTATCGGGCTACGCCGAAGTAAAAGTGCAGCCCAACGAAATTTACTTGCAAGTTGCCGTAGAAACCCGGGATAAGTCGTTAGATGAAGCTAAAAGACAAAACGATAAAAACGTAGCTTCTATTTTGGCGTACCTTAAAAAAAGCGGCGTAGATTCTAAAAACGTTCAAACTACCTACATGAGCGTGCAACCCATTTATTCGGGAAATTTCGGTCAGGCTACGCCGGATGTGTATACTGCCAATAAAACCATTAATGTGCTGGTAAAAAAGATTGATTCCTTTGATGAATTGCTATCCGGCGTTTATAAGGCGGGAGCTAATCGCGTAGATGGTATTGATTTCCGGACATCGGAGCTGCCAAAATACCGCGAACAAGCCCGCAAATTAGCCGTACAAGCTGCCCGCCAGAAAGCTAATGCCTTAACCGCCGAACTGGGAGCGAAAGTTGGCCGGGTGTACGCCATAAATGAAGGAGGAGGTAATTATCCGGGGCCTGTTGCTTACGGCCGGGCCGCCAATAAAATGATGGAAGCGGCCGCTTACGATGCCGGAGGGCCTACTATATCAGTAGGACAGATTCTGGTTACGGCCACCGTTGATGTGAGTTTTTTAATAGAGTAG
- a CDS encoding SDR family NAD(P)-dependent oxidoreductase, whose amino-acid sequence MTPSPFDLSGKLALITGGGTGLGLGIAEAFIQAGAKVVITGRRQEVLQNACQQLGPMASCQVSDVADTATIPDLVQTVQQQSGPIAILVNNAGINLKKHTLEVTDAEFQAIIQTNLVGLFALTREVAKGMVERRTGSIIMITSMAAMYGLPLVSAYSASKSAVLGMTRVLASDLSPHGVRVNAIAPGFIQSPMLLKALETDPERKQKVMGRTPLGGFGQPSDIGNAAVYLASEAARFITGINLPVDGGNSIGF is encoded by the coding sequence ATGACACCATCTCCCTTTGATTTATCGGGTAAACTGGCTTTGATAACCGGCGGCGGTACGGGTTTAGGTTTAGGAATTGCCGAAGCCTTTATACAGGCCGGCGCCAAAGTAGTAATTACCGGCCGGCGCCAGGAAGTTTTACAAAATGCCTGTCAGCAATTAGGCCCCATGGCCAGTTGCCAGGTGAGCGATGTGGCAGATACGGCTACTATTCCGGATTTGGTGCAAACTGTTCAACAGCAATCCGGACCCATTGCTATCTTGGTAAATAATGCGGGCATCAATCTAAAAAAACATACCCTGGAAGTAACGGATGCCGAGTTTCAGGCAATTATTCAAACTAATTTGGTAGGTTTATTTGCCTTAACCCGCGAGGTAGCCAAAGGCATGGTAGAACGGCGAACCGGTTCTATTATTATGATTACTTCTATGGCGGCTATGTACGGTTTGCCTTTGGTAAGTGCTTACTCGGCTTCTAAGTCGGCGGTGCTGGGTATGACCCGGGTGCTCGCCAGCGACCTATCGCCGCATGGAGTCCGGGTAAACGCTATTGCGCCCGGTTTTATTCAATCGCCCATGCTTTTAAAAGCTCTGGAAACCGACCCGGAGCGGAAACAGAAAGTAATGGGGCGTACCCCGCTGGGCGGCTTTGGACAACCCTCCGACATTGGTAACGCGGCCGTATACCTGGCTTCAGAAGCTGCCCGATTTATAACGGGCATTAATTTGCCCGTGGATGGCGGTAATTCCATTGGATTTTAG
- a CDS encoding sugar kinase, with amino-acid sequence MQHVVTFGEIMMRLSTPGFARFSQATNLNITYGGGEANVAISLACFNIPTAHVTRFPANDLGQAATALLRQHQVVTDHIIYGGDRLGLYFLETGAVARASKVVYDRASSAFAQLEPGMLNWEEILKNARWFHWTGITPAISAGAAQSCLEAVRVANRLRITVSADINYRKNLWQYGKKAHEVMPELVAGCDIIVSSIGDASDILQIKPLKEETEPFVSVCRQILRQYPRIKKIVNTKRGSVNASHNTLSGMMWNGQELLHTPTHDMTHIVDRIGGGDAFMAGLIYGLLTYQDDQQALDFAVAASALKHTIEGDANLVTVAEVEPVMRGDSSGRLKR; translated from the coding sequence GTGCAACACGTAGTTACTTTTGGTGAAATTATGATGCGGCTTTCCACGCCGGGTTTTGCTCGTTTTTCGCAGGCAACAAATTTAAATATTACCTATGGCGGCGGCGAAGCCAACGTAGCTATTTCGCTGGCTTGCTTCAATATACCTACCGCTCACGTAACCCGCTTTCCGGCTAACGATTTAGGCCAAGCCGCTACGGCGCTGTTACGGCAACACCAGGTAGTTACCGATCACATTATTTACGGCGGTGATCGCTTAGGATTGTATTTTCTGGAAACAGGCGCCGTAGCCCGGGCCAGTAAAGTAGTGTACGACCGCGCCAGCTCCGCTTTTGCGCAGTTAGAGCCCGGAATGCTTAACTGGGAAGAAATCCTGAAAAATGCCCGTTGGTTTCACTGGACGGGTATTACGCCTGCTATTTCGGCCGGAGCGGCCCAGAGTTGTTTGGAAGCAGTTCGGGTTGCGAATAGACTAAGAATTACGGTTTCAGCAGATATTAATTACCGCAAAAACTTATGGCAATACGGCAAAAAAGCCCACGAAGTAATGCCCGAGCTGGTAGCTGGCTGCGATATAATTGTTTCGAGCATTGGCGATGCCTCAGATATTCTGCAAATAAAACCTTTAAAAGAAGAAACGGAGCCATTTGTTTCGGTTTGCCGGCAAATACTGCGGCAATACCCACGCATCAAAAAAATTGTAAACACCAAACGGGGTTCCGTAAATGCCTCCCACAATACCTTGTCCGGAATGATGTGGAACGGCCAGGAATTGCTGCATACTCCTACGCACGATATGACGCACATTGTGGACCGGATTGGTGGCGGCGATGCGTTTATGGCTGGTTTAATTTATGGCTTACTTACTTACCAGGATGATCAGCAGGCCTTAGATTTCGCGGTGGCAGCTTCGGCTTTAAAACATACCATTGAAGGCGATGCCAACCTGGTAACCGTAGCCGAAGTAGAGCCCGTTATGCGCGGCGACAGTTCCGGGCGTTTGAAAAGATAG
- a CDS encoding bifunctional 4-hydroxy-2-oxoglutarate aldolase/2-dehydro-3-deoxy-phosphogluconate aldolase produces the protein MSETGLVPVFYHPDLEVCQQVVAASYRAGIRVFEFTNRGDFAHEIFGALTKYTAEHCPEMIMGAGTIFDAGTAALYMQLGANFIVSPVLKSDVAIACNRRKVGWIPGCATMNEISLAEELGAEVVKVFPGDVVGPAFVKSLLAPMPWSTIMVTGGVKPEAESLKSWFQAGVTCVGIGGQLISPQALQNQDFAAIESKIKKALDLVQQVKG, from the coding sequence ATGTCAGAAACCGGCTTGGTGCCGGTATTTTACCATCCTGATTTAGAAGTGTGCCAGCAAGTAGTAGCCGCCTCTTACCGCGCCGGGATCCGCGTGTTTGAATTCACCAACCGTGGTGATTTTGCGCACGAAATTTTTGGCGCACTTACCAAATACACCGCCGAACATTGCCCCGAAATGATAATGGGAGCCGGTACCATTTTCGATGCGGGTACCGCGGCTTTGTATATGCAGTTGGGCGCTAATTTTATTGTTTCGCCGGTTTTAAAAAGCGATGTAGCTATTGCCTGCAACCGCCGGAAAGTGGGTTGGATTCCGGGTTGTGCCACCATGAACGAAATTTCGCTGGCCGAAGAACTGGGCGCGGAAGTGGTAAAAGTTTTCCCGGGGGATGTAGTAGGCCCGGCTTTTGTAAAAAGTTTGCTGGCTCCTATGCCCTGGTCAACCATAATGGTGACGGGCGGGGTGAAGCCCGAAGCGGAAAGCTTGAAATCCTGGTTCCAGGCCGGAGTAACCTGCGTAGGAATTGGCGGGCAACTTATTTCCCCGCAAGCCTTACAAAACCAGGATTTTGCCGCCATTGAAAGTAAGATTAAAAAAGCCTTGGATTTGGTGCAGCAAGTAAAAGGCTAA
- a CDS encoding MFS transporter, with protein sequence MQTVTKPVIIGVGKYRWTICSLVFFATTINYLDRAVISLLKSNLEAEFRWTETDYSNIVIAFQLSYALGMIGVGRLIDKLGTKLGYALSITLWSVAAIGHALVKSTFGFVIARSALGITEAGNFPAAIKTVAEWFPKRERALATGIFNSGTNVGAIIAPLTVPFIAVQWGWQWAFILTGLIGFVWLILWFVIYEVPAKHAKLSKTEFDFIHSDIDTAIDTENAGKSASWISLLGFRQTWAFALGKFLTDPVWWFYLFWLPAFLKAEYGVEGTAMALPVALVYTLSTFGSIGGGWLPLKFIKNGMPVFKARKTSMLIYAFCALPVLFSQYLGTFNMWLAVFIIGFAASAHQAWSANIFTTVSDMFPKKAIGSITGIGGMFGGLGGMLIAKLAGLLFDHYKALGTIEIGYYIMFFICGSAYLLAWGIMHVLAPKMKQVVL encoded by the coding sequence ATGCAAACCGTAACTAAACCTGTTATTATCGGGGTTGGCAAATACCGCTGGACCATTTGTTCGCTCGTTTTTTTTGCTACCACTATTAATTACCTGGACCGGGCGGTTATTAGTTTGCTTAAGTCTAATCTAGAAGCGGAATTCAGGTGGACGGAAACCGATTACTCGAACATTGTCATTGCCTTTCAGTTGTCGTATGCGCTGGGTATGATTGGCGTAGGGCGGTTGATAGACAAACTAGGTACTAAATTAGGGTATGCGCTTTCCATTACTTTGTGGAGTGTGGCGGCAATCGGGCATGCGCTGGTAAAAAGTACGTTTGGTTTTGTCATTGCCCGTTCGGCTTTAGGTATTACGGAAGCGGGTAATTTTCCGGCAGCTATAAAAACGGTGGCCGAATGGTTTCCTAAAAGAGAGCGGGCCCTGGCAACGGGTATTTTTAATTCGGGAACCAATGTGGGAGCTATTATTGCCCCTTTAACCGTGCCTTTTATCGCGGTGCAGTGGGGTTGGCAGTGGGCATTTATCCTTACCGGTTTGATTGGATTTGTTTGGTTGATACTATGGTTTGTTATCTACGAAGTGCCCGCCAAGCACGCCAAGCTCTCTAAAACAGAGTTTGATTTTATTCACAGCGATATCGACACAGCCATTGATACGGAAAACGCTGGGAAGTCTGCTTCTTGGATAAGTTTATTAGGTTTCCGGCAAACGTGGGCATTTGCTTTAGGCAAGTTTTTAACGGATCCGGTTTGGTGGTTTTATTTATTCTGGTTACCTGCTTTTTTAAAGGCGGAATATGGGGTAGAAGGTACGGCCATGGCTCTGCCGGTTGCTTTGGTTTATACCTTATCTACTTTTGGCAGTATAGGCGGTGGTTGGTTGCCTTTAAAGTTCATTAAAAATGGGATGCCGGTATTTAAAGCACGCAAAACCTCTATGCTAATTTATGCTTTTTGTGCCCTTCCGGTGTTGTTTTCGCAATATCTAGGTACTTTTAACATGTGGCTAGCCGTGTTTATTATTGGTTTTGCCGCTTCGGCGCACCAGGCCTGGAGTGCGAATATCTTTACCACCGTTTCCGATATGTTTCCCAAAAAAGCTATTGGCTCTATCACCGGTATTGGCGGCATGTTCGGGGGCTTGGGCGGTATGTTAATTGCTAAATTAGCCGGACTTTTATTTGACCATTACAAAGCATTGGGTACTATTGAAATCGGGTATTACATTATGTTTTTTATCTGCGGTAGCGCTTACCTGCTGGCCTGGGGGATAATGCACGTATTAGCGCCCAAAATGAAACAAGTAGTTTTATAA
- a CDS encoding SusC/RagA family TonB-linked outer membrane protein, which yields MKNVTHRWQRNSCLLLLLAALSSPGYASPLLKPTRFYVSPIDWQITGKVTDATGGPVPGATVVLKGSASVGTTTGADGSFNLSVPEQAGTLVVSFIGYTTQEKAFTGPGAINITISEDTKALEEVVVVGYGVQKKADVTGATATVNAKDLNAGVINNPLQSVQGKVAGLNIVAGGGDPTSNRPAIRLRGTSSLSANSEPLIVIDGVAGADLNSVAPEDIEAVDVLKDASAAAIYGSRAANGVIQITTKRGKAGKTTVEVNSYVGMEQVSNMLDFLKPNQYVDKLRELNLDVAANDYGGRTDWFDEITRTAISHNQSLAVSGGSEKFTYRGSVVYLNQPGIALNSGFDRLNSRLNLTQKALDDKLEIQLLLSQQRSKKNYVDYFSYLLAGRINPTIPVYNDNGTYMQPGAEGYDLFNGKRIPGGFEIENPVARMQQRTNESNEKQTLANLKVFLTPVEGLRLGVNTSINNFNTSYSFFRPSTWRGSGNNLAFGSRSQREVLDRLTELTANYSRTTGRHNYSALVGYTYQKLSNEGFGAENSSFPDIFNSNNLEAGNPGSDGSTNRVVRSYKSEAILIGFIGRLTYSYNDKYLFTGNIRRDGSSRFGQNNRWGWFPAFSVGWRLKQENFMQGVGFLDDLKLRFGYGVTGNQEGIYDYGSQLLFGPSSTYFTNGGFQTAYQYSQNANPDLKWETSAMTNFGLDFALLNNRLTGSIEVYNKDTRDLLFDYPIAIGTRYGSEQLTAVTGSLLANVGEINNKGIELALDYVAIDNGDFKWRTNVNLAHNKNKIVSLSSGIFQYNAASPRTYGTFGSGQGGIAQPVVLQEGRPVGQFYGPVFQGFTQNSDGSFSYKFQDIDGDGAVDPFGKDRTYLGDANPDVVFAWGNTFTYKNFDLSFLLRGAVGHQIVNGPYIYSANPNRFPGNNVISDAFSTGIPAGLSPAFSSLWVEDGDFVRLDNFRFSYRLPNFWKYLTNASVFVAGNNTFVITKYRGIDPEPRLGASRDVYGGLNTNVGGTTISAADANALNLSPGIEPVTYYPKTRSFSMGVSLTF from the coding sequence ATGAAAAACGTTACCCACCGTTGGCAACGGAACAGTTGCTTACTTTTATTATTAGCCGCACTAAGTAGTCCGGGTTACGCTAGCCCACTTTTAAAACCAACCCGTTTTTATGTTTCACCCATTGACTGGCAAATAACGGGCAAAGTTACAGATGCTACGGGCGGACCGGTACCAGGCGCTACGGTAGTGTTAAAAGGCTCGGCTTCGGTGGGTACTACCACGGGAGCCGACGGAAGCTTTAACTTATCCGTTCCCGAGCAAGCCGGGACTTTAGTGGTTTCTTTTATTGGCTACACTACCCAGGAAAAAGCTTTTACCGGACCGGGAGCAATCAATATTACTATTTCGGAAGATACGAAAGCTTTGGAAGAAGTAGTAGTTGTGGGTTACGGGGTGCAGAAGAAAGCCGACGTAACCGGAGCTACGGCCACCGTTAATGCCAAAGATTTAAACGCCGGCGTAATCAACAACCCTCTCCAGTCGGTGCAAGGAAAAGTAGCGGGTTTAAATATTGTAGCCGGTGGTGGCGACCCTACCAGCAACCGGCCGGCTATTCGTTTACGGGGTACTTCTTCTTTGAGCGCGAACAGCGAACCTTTAATTGTGATTGATGGGGTGGCCGGCGCCGATTTAAACTCCGTGGCCCCCGAAGACATTGAAGCAGTGGACGTATTAAAAGATGCTTCGGCGGCGGCTATTTACGGTTCCCGGGCGGCAAACGGCGTTATTCAGATTACCACGAAACGCGGAAAAGCCGGTAAAACCACCGTAGAGGTAAATAGTTACGTAGGCATGGAGCAAGTATCGAATATGCTGGACTTTCTCAAACCTAATCAGTATGTGGATAAATTACGTGAGCTTAATTTAGATGTGGCCGCTAACGATTATGGCGGTCGTACCGATTGGTTCGACGAAATTACCCGTACTGCGATTAGTCATAACCAAAGTTTAGCCGTTTCCGGCGGTTCCGAGAAATTTACTTACCGTGGTTCGGTAGTATATCTAAATCAACCCGGTATTGCCTTAAATTCCGGCTTTGATCGTTTAAATTCCCGCCTGAACTTAACCCAAAAGGCCCTCGATGATAAATTAGAAATTCAGCTATTATTATCGCAGCAAAGAAGTAAGAAAAATTACGTGGATTATTTCTCGTATCTGTTGGCGGGCCGCATTAATCCAACCATTCCGGTTTATAACGATAACGGTACGTACATGCAGCCCGGCGCCGAAGGATACGATTTGTTTAATGGCAAACGGATTCCCGGTGGTTTTGAAATTGAAAACCCGGTTGCCCGGATGCAGCAGCGCACCAACGAATCAAACGAAAAACAAACCCTGGCTAATTTAAAAGTTTTCTTAACGCCGGTAGAAGGTTTGCGTTTGGGAGTGAATACTTCTATAAATAATTTTAATACCAGCTATAGCTTCTTCCGGCCTAGCACTTGGCGGGGTAGTGGCAACAATTTAGCTTTTGGTAGCCGTTCGCAACGGGAAGTACTCGACCGCTTAACCGAGCTTACTGCTAATTATAGCCGTACCACTGGCCGGCATAACTACAGTGCTTTAGTAGGATATACTTACCAAAAATTAAGCAACGAAGGTTTTGGCGCAGAAAACAGCAGTTTCCCCGATATCTTTAATTCAAACAACTTAGAAGCCGGTAATCCGGGGTCAGATGGTTCTACTAACCGCGTAGTAAGATCCTATAAATCAGAAGCCATTCTGATTGGTTTCATTGGCCGTTTAACTTATTCTTATAACGATAAGTATCTGTTTACCGGTAACATTCGCCGGGATGGTTCTTCCCGTTTTGGTCAGAATAACCGTTGGGGTTGGTTCCCGGCATTCTCCGTGGGCTGGCGCTTAAAACAAGAGAACTTTATGCAAGGAGTTGGTTTTCTGGATGATTTAAAATTACGCTTTGGCTACGGTGTTACCGGTAACCAAGAAGGTATTTACGATTACGGTTCGCAGTTACTGTTTGGTCCATCCAGTACCTATTTTACCAACGGTGGCTTCCAAACGGCTTATCAGTATAGCCAAAATGCTAACCCGGATTTAAAGTGGGAAACTTCGGCCATGACCAATTTCGGGTTAGACTTTGCCCTCTTAAATAACCGCCTGACTGGTTCGATAGAAGTTTACAATAAAGACACTCGGGATCTATTGTTTGATTATCCTATTGCTATTGGTACCCGCTACGGTAGCGAGCAACTTACCGCGGTAACCGGCAGCCTGTTGGCTAACGTGGGGGAGATTAATAATAAAGGGATAGAATTAGCTTTAGATTATGTAGCCATTGATAACGGTGATTTCAAGTGGCGCACCAACGTGAACCTGGCACATAATAAAAATAAGATTGTTTCTTTAAGTTCGGGTATCTTCCAATACAATGCCGCTAGTCCCAGAACGTACGGTACTTTTGGTAGTGGACAGGGAGGTATTGCCCAGCCAGTAGTATTGCAGGAAGGGCGTCCTGTTGGCCAGTTTTACGGTCCGGTTTTCCAAGGTTTTACCCAAAACAGCGATGGTTCTTTCTCCTATAAATTCCAGGATATTGATGGTGATGGAGCCGTGGATCCCTTCGGTAAAGACCGGACGTATTTAGGCGATGCCAACCCGGATGTAGTATTTGCCTGGGGGAATACGTTTACCTATAAGAATTTTGATTTAAGCTTCTTATTACGTGGGGCCGTTGGCCACCAAATTGTAAATGGTCCTTATATTTACTCCGCTAACCCTAACCGCTTTCCCGGTAATAACGTTATTTCCGATGCCTTTTCTACGGGTATTCCGGCCGGTTTGTCGCCTGCTTTTTCCAGTCTGTGGGTAGAAGACGGGGATTTCGTGCGCTTGGATAACTTCCGTTTCTCTTACCGTTTGCCTAACTTCTGGAAGTATTTAACCAATGCCTCGGTATTCGTGGCGGGTAATAATACCTTCGTTATTACCAAATACCGCGGTATTGATCCGGAACCAAGATTAGGCGCTTCGCGGGATGTGTACGGGGGCTTAAATACTAACGTGGGAGGTACTACTATATCGGCAGCAGACGCCAATGCTTTGAATCTTTCTCCGGGTATTGAACCCGTTACCTATTATCCAAAAACCCGTTCTTTCTCTATGGGCGTATCATTAACTTTTTAA
- a CDS encoding RagB/SusD family nutrient uptake outer membrane protein, with protein MKIHPYKKIIAAASLTSLLLGAPACTDLDTEIFDRADASEFPTNVNELRSVIGATYAELRGFYDPVSVLNEATSDEMVVPTRGPDWYDNASWQQMAKHEWTPVSPGQINGSWEWAYRVIAKSNINLVALNTTELVIPEADKAVLTAELRVARAYAYFWLMDMFGNVPIITEDTPPGNPSANTRVEVFNYVEKELKEALPSLAEGKSANLYGRFTKGAANSLLAKVYLNAEVYTGTPRWQDALAATDAVISSSAGYALNPDFLSNFAVNNAANPATYNENIFTIPYDKILATGMNWQMRTLHYAQGGVYGTNGNPWNGFATRAEFYNTFSDNDQRKGIWLVGPQKDNTGNVIRFTDAVDNVSKELVFTPTISSLEKAFGNEGVRNVKYEVQKNNTRNDQDNDFVVFRYADVLLMKAEALIRLGRSADAVEFVNQVRRRAGIADLSAVTLDELLAERGRELTWEGWRRNDLIRFGKWESAWQFKSNSDVNKRLFPIPSQQLSSNPNLKQNPGY; from the coding sequence ATGAAAATACATCCTTATAAAAAAATTATAGCTGCTGCCTCCCTTACTTCTTTGCTTTTGGGAGCGCCGGCCTGTACCGATTTAGATACGGAAATTTTTGACCGGGCCGATGCAAGCGAGTTTCCTACTAACGTAAATGAGCTGCGATCCGTTATTGGAGCTACCTACGCGGAGTTGCGCGGTTTTTACGACCCGGTAAGTGTTTTAAACGAAGCTACTTCCGACGAAATGGTGGTACCTACCCGCGGACCGGACTGGTACGATAATGCTTCGTGGCAGCAAATGGCCAAACACGAATGGACTCCGGTATCGCCGGGTCAGATAAATGGCTCCTGGGAATGGGCTTACCGCGTAATTGCCAAATCGAACATTAACCTGGTAGCCTTAAATACTACCGAGTTGGTGATACCAGAAGCCGATAAAGCAGTACTTACTGCCGAATTAAGAGTAGCTCGGGCTTATGCTTATTTCTGGCTAATGGACATGTTTGGCAACGTGCCTATTATTACCGAAGATACCCCGCCGGGTAACCCAAGTGCCAATACCCGGGTGGAGGTATTTAATTATGTAGAAAAAGAGTTAAAAGAAGCCTTGCCTAGCTTGGCCGAAGGGAAAAGCGCTAACCTCTACGGACGATTTACCAAAGGTGCCGCTAATTCCTTGCTAGCTAAAGTATATCTGAACGCTGAAGTGTACACCGGTACTCCGCGGTGGCAAGATGCCTTAGCGGCTACCGATGCTGTAATTAGTTCCTCGGCGGGTTATGCCTTGAACCCGGATTTCTTATCCAACTTTGCCGTTAATAATGCCGCTAACCCGGCTACGTACAACGAGAATATCTTTACCATTCCGTACGATAAAATTCTGGCAACTGGTATGAACTGGCAAATGCGCACGCTGCACTACGCGCAGGGAGGTGTTTATGGTACCAATGGTAACCCCTGGAATGGTTTTGCTACCCGCGCCGAATTCTATAATACCTTCTCGGATAATGACCAGCGGAAAGGGATTTGGTTAGTAGGACCGCAAAAAGATAATACCGGCAATGTAATCCGGTTTACCGATGCAGTAGATAACGTGAGCAAAGAATTAGTATTTACGCCTACAATTTCTTCGCTCGAGAAAGCTTTTGGTAACGAAGGCGTTCGTAACGTAAAGTACGAAGTGCAGAAAAATAATACCCGTAACGACCAGGACAACGACTTTGTAGTCTTCCGGTATGCCGATGTGCTTTTAATGAAAGCCGAAGCCTTAATTCGGTTAGGCCGTAGCGCCGATGCGGTAGAATTCGTAAATCAAGTGCGCCGCCGGGCGGGTATCGCCGATTTAAGTGCCGTTACTTTAGATGAACTTTTAGCTGAGCGTGGCCGTGAATTGACTTGGGAAGGCTGGAGAAGAAACGATTTAATTCGTTTTGGCAAATGGGAAAGTGCCTGGCAGTTTAAATCAAACAGCGACGTTAATAAAAGATTATTCCCCATTCCATCACAACAGCTTTCCAGTAACCCGAACTTAAAACAAAACCCAGGTTACTAA